Proteins encoded in a region of the Cinclus cinclus chromosome 19, bCinCin1.1, whole genome shotgun sequence genome:
- the TMEM268 gene encoding transmembrane protein 268 has product MAQKSQTGGTEKNESSLLYCEDDFKEGALQWVTDPPQGRVLLVLSMDNTCPTSSFDMDLCAEKLQALGVQVLVDPWRRLIQEGLLRPEVKRYLLYSSRGFQIAMAVVFYISLWTNFYSTLQLCSLGHSWGVIVLVTLVALAITVLVILVIDQHQRKLNVNTDVRLAAVNEIFIKHSIILGITDVLDGPHNILQLWFVHFSPEHCLQALSAHITHLQGTQAGLRHRLKKLCVVMDVAVQPELGMEEEAPCEESPLLSSRVTLNKDPVTCNELLHLMPEGPPEAMAQQLLVIFSGCYVRLLVTGRLPRAGPGGHLGHSSVPCLCQFIQSTVLHPHHSWGRDR; this is encoded by the exons ATGGCCCAGAAAAGCCAAACTGGTGGAACTGAGAAAAATGAGTCCTCTCTCCTGTACTGCGAGGATGATTTCAAGGAAGGAGCCCTGCAGTGGGTGACAG ACCCCCCTCAAGGCcgggtgctgctggtgctcagCATGGACAACACCTGCCCCACCTCCTCCTTCGACATGGACCTTTGTGCAGAGAAACTGCAGGCCCTCGGGGTCCAG GTGCTGGTGGATCCATGGAGAAGGCTGATCCAGGAGGGGCTCCTGAGGCCCGAAGTGAAGCGGTACCTGCTCTACAGCTCCAGGGGCTTCCAGATTGCCATGGCCGTG GTTTTCTACATCTCTCTCTGGACAAACTTTTACTCCACACTCCAGCTGTGTTCCCTGGGACATTCCTGGGGGGTCATCGTGCTGGTGACCCTAGTGGCCCTGGCTATCACTGTCCTGGTGATCCTGGTCATTGATCAGCACCAGAGGAAG CTAAACGTGAACACAGATGTGAGGCTGGCAGCTGTCAATGAAATCTTTATCAAGCACAGCATAATCCTGGGGATTACAGATGTCCTGGATGGGCCACACAACATCCTGCAA CTGTGGTTTGTGCACTTCAGCCCTGAGCACTGCCTGCAGGCCCTGTCAGCCCACATCACTCACCTGCAGGGGACACAG GCAGGCTTGAGGCACAGGCTGAAGAAGCTCTGTGTGGTCATGGATGTGGCAGTTCAACCcgagctggggatggaggaggaggctccATGTGAAGAATCCCCTCTTTTATCCAGCAGGGTGACTCTGAATAAAGATCCTGTGACCTGCAATGAGCTCCTGCACCTCATGCCCGAGGGCCCACCCGAG GCCatggcccagcagctcctggtgatCTTCAGTGGCTGCTACGTGCGGCTCCTGGTCACGGGCCGGCTCCCTCGGGCCGGGCCAGGGGGACACCTGGGCCACAGCAGCGTTCCCTGTCTCTGCCAGTTCATCCAGAGCACCGTGCTCCATCCCCaccacagctggggcagggacaggtga